DNA sequence from the Actinomycetes bacterium genome:
TATGCCATTCCCACATGACGCACTATCTTCTGGGAGACCCTGTCTGCCTTTCTTATGGATTGGACTATCTGAACTGATCTTCCGGCACTATTTGGTGATGATTTTACTCTTACAAACATAAAAAGATAATATCACGGAAATACATCTATGTCAATCATATATTGTGGATAAGGCACTACATTGGCCTCTAAGTTTTCATTCTCTTATATGGTGGGGTTTTATTACTTTTCAGAACTTATTTGGGACTAAAGTACTGAAGTCGGGAAAGGGAGTATTTGCCACCAGATCGCCGCACCGGCCCAACCACCTGGGAATGTCGGTGGTAAGGCTGGAGAAAGTTGAGGGCAGTAGAATCTATGTAAGGGATGTAGACATGCTGGACGGGACGCCGGTTATAGATATAAAGCCCTATGTAGCTGACCTGGACTGCAGACAGGATAAATAAGGGCATAAAAAAAGTGCAGGATTTCTCCTGCACTTTTTTATATTATCTTCTGAACTATTCAGCTTCCGCCATTTTCTTGTATTGTTCATACTTTTCTTCAGCATCTTTTTCTGCTTTCTCGAACAGCTCATCTGCTATCTCGGGGAAGGTCTTGGTAAGCGATGCATACCTTACTTCTCCCATAAGGAAATCCTTGAATGATTCAGAAGGCTCTTTGGAGTCCAGCATGAACGGGTTCTTGCCCTCTTCTTTCAACAGGGGATTATACCTGTAAAGGTGCCAATAGCCTGAATCTACTGCTTCCTTTTCCCTGCCCTGGGTATGAGACATTCCAGCTTTTATACCGTGGTTAATGCAGGGAGAATAAGCAATTATAATAGAGGGTCCCTTATAAGCTTCCGCTTCACGTATGGCTTTCAGGGTCTGGTTTTTATTGGCGCCCATAGCTATCTGGGCTACATATACATAACCATAAGTGGTGGCCATAAGTCCCAGGTCCTTTTTCTTAACCTTTTTTCCGGAAGCGGCAAATTTGGCTACCGCGCCTAACGGGGTAGCCTTGGAGGACTGGCCTCCGGTATTGGAGTAAACTTCGGTATCGTAAACAAATACGTTTACGTCTTCACCGGATGCGAGCACATGATCCAGGCCGCCGTAACCTATATCATAAGCCCAGCCGTCACCACCGAATATCCATACCGATTTCCTGATGAAGTAATCTTTTAGTTCCAGCAACTGTTTCCTGATATCTTCAGCCTTATCATCTGATTGTTTCTTGGAAAGCAGCTCCACCATTTCCGGATAGATTTCTTTGGTTTTATCCCCATCTTCTGAGTTCTCTATCCACTGGCTGAGCACATCTTTTAGACCGGAGTTTATTTTAAGCTTAACCATTTCAGTTGCCAGATCCATAATCTTGGCTCTTACCTGTTTGTTACCCAGAGCCATACCGTATCCGTATTCAGCATTGTCTTCAAACAGGGAGTTGGCCCATGCCGGTCCTCTTCCCAGATGATTTACGGTATAAGGTGTAGAAGGTGCGGAACCGCCCCATATTGAGGAGCATCCGGTAGCATTGGCAATCATCATCCTGTCTCCGAACAGCTGGGTTATAAGCCTTGCGTAGGATGTTTCACCACAGCCTGCGCAGGAACCGGAAAACTCAAACAGAGGCTGCCTGAACTGGCATCCTTTTAGTTTGCTGGCATCTATTTCTTCCTTGGGAGATAAGCTTCGTGCATACTCCCAGTTTTCTACCTCCGAAAGCTGGGTTTCCAGTGGTTCCAGTTCCAGCGCTTTTTCTTTTGCCGGGCAAACCTCTACACAGTTTCCACAGCCGGTACAATCCAGAGGGCTTATCTGTATCTTGAACTTATACTCTTTTATGTCTTTGCCTTTTCCGTCCAGCATTTCAAAGCCGTCAGGAGCTTTTTCTGCTTCTTTTTCAGTAAGCAGGAACGGCCTTATAACTGCGTGGGGACATACATAAGCACACTGGTTGCACTGTATACAGTTTTCCTTAATCCAGTGAGGTACTTCTACTGCTATACCTCTCTTTTCATAAGCTGATGTGCCTGGAGGGAACGTTCCGTCTTCCCGTCCTTCAAATTTGCTAACCGGTATGTCGTCGCCTTCCTGACGGTTCATAGGAATAAGTATCTCTTTTATAAACTGCGGTACATCGATATCTGCTTCTTTCCTGGTTTGTTTAGCCTGTTTCCAGGAATCAGGTATATCTATTTTTTGCAGTTTCTCTATTCCCTGGTCAACTGCCTTGTAGTTCATTTCTACTATATTCTTTCCTTTTCGACCGTAGGTTTTTTCAATGGCATCCTTTAACATTTGGACTGCCTTATCAAGTTCAATTACCTTGGCAATCTTAAAGAAAGCTGCCTGCATTACCATGTTGATCCTGTTGCCCAGGCCGATATCCCTGGCAATATCAGTAGCATTAATGGTATAGAAATCGATATCGTGTTCAGCCAGGTATCTCTTCAT
Encoded proteins:
- a CDS encoding SAM-dependent methyltransferase: MTEIHLCQSYIVDKALHWPLSFHSLIWWGFITFQNLFGTKVLKSGKGVFATRSPHRPNHLGMSVVRLEKVEGSRIYVRDVDMLDGTPVIDIKPYVADLDCRQDK
- the nifJ gene encoding pyruvate:ferredoxin (flavodoxin) oxidoreductase produces the protein MKKMKTMDGNTAAAHVAYAFTDVAAIYPITPSSPMAEYIDEWSAYGQKNIFGQQVSVVELQSEGGASGAVHGSLQGGALTSTFTASQGLLLMVPNMYKISGELLPGVFHVSARAVATHALSIFGDHSDVMATRQTGFALLASGGVQEVMDLGAVAHLAAIKSRIPFLHFFDGFRTSHEIQKIETWDYEDLKKMVDMESVKEFRDRALNPMHPVTRGTAQNPDIFFQARESANSFYEKVPDIAADYMAKISKITGREYKPFNYFGAKDAKYIIIAMGSVTETIVETVDYLNRNGEKVGVIKVHLYRPFSLKHFMDVLPESVEKIATLDRTKEPGSLGEPLYEDVKTLFYNMDKRPVIVGGRYGLGSKDTTPSQIKAVFENLKKDDPKDSFTVGINDDLTHTSLPIGDNIVTEPEGTIMCKFWGLGSDGTVGANKNAIKIIGDNTDMYAQGYFQYDSKKSGGLTISHLRFGHHPIKSTYLIENADYIACHNQAYVDQYDLLKGLKDGGKFVLNCQWDKQELEEKLPADMKRYLAEHDIDFYTINATDIARDIGLGNRINMVMQAAFFKIAKVIELDKAVQMLKDAIEKTYGRKGKNIVEMNYKAVDQGIEKLQKIDIPDSWKQAKQTRKEADIDVPQFIKEILIPMNRQEGDDIPVSKFEGREDGTFPPGTSAYEKRGIAVEVPHWIKENCIQCNQCAYVCPHAVIRPFLLTEKEAEKAPDGFEMLDGKGKDIKEYKFKIQISPLDCTGCGNCVEVCPAKEKALELEPLETQLSEVENWEYARSLSPKEEIDASKLKGCQFRQPLFEFSGSCAGCGETSYARLITQLFGDRMMIANATGCSSIWGGSAPSTPYTVNHLGRGPAWANSLFEDNAEYGYGMALGNKQVRAKIMDLATEMVKLKINSGLKDVLSQWIENSEDGDKTKEIYPEMVELLSKKQSDDKAEDIRKQLLELKDYFIRKSVWIFGGDGWAYDIGYGGLDHVLASGEDVNVFVYDTEVYSNTGGQSSKATPLGAVAKFAASGKKVKKKDLGLMATTYGYVYVAQIAMGANKNQTLKAIREAEAYKGPSIIIAYSPCINHGIKAGMSHTQGREKEAVDSGYWHLYRYNPLLKEEGKNPFMLDSKEPSESFKDFLMGEVRYASLTKTFPEIADELFEKAEKDAEEKYEQYKKMAEAE